The Candidatus Korarchaeota archaeon NZ13-K genome contains the following window.
TCCTAAAGTCCGCCAGCATACCCGACTACGTCCTAATCCTCCACACCGATCCCGCCGCCCAGCAGCAGCTCAAGGACGCAATCGACGAGGGCAGGGCCGTGATGCTCACCCCATTCGGCTCCCTGACCTACGAGGAGGCCATGAGGCTCATGGCCGCCTGCGACTACCTGGTCTTCCCCTCGTCCGCCGAGGGCTTCGGCCTCCCCGTCCTCGAGGCCAACGCCCTGGGCATACCGGCGATACATGTCTGGGCTCCGCCCCTTAGCGAGTTCTCGTCAAAGGAGTACAACTTCGTCTTCGACTACGTCTACACCAGGCTGGTCCCCTACAAGGGGGCCCAGGAGTGGCTCTTCTACGAGTACGACGAGGCCGACCTGGCGGAGATGATGGCCTACGCCGTGGACATCTGGCACAACAAGAGGGAGGAGTACGAGGACTACTGCGCCAAGGCCGCCGAGAACGCCGCCAACTGGGACTACCGCAAAATATACCCGAAGCTCCTCAAATACCTGGGCATAGAGGCCGAGGCCGTCGCCGAGGCCGAGGCCGGGGTCGAGGCCGGAGGGGAAGCCGGCTCGGTGTAGGCCATGCCCCGCGTCAGGAAGT
Protein-coding sequences here:
- a CDS encoding glycosyltransferase, with protein sequence LKSASIPDYVLILHTDPAAQQQLKDAIDEGRAVMLTPFGSLTYEEAMRLMAACDYLVFPSSAEGFGLPVLEANALGIPAIHVWAPPLSEFSSKEYNFVFDYVYTRLVPYKGAQEWLFYEYDEADLAEMMAYAVDIWHNKREEYEDYCAKAAENAANWDYRKIYPKLLKYLGIEAEAVAEAEAGVEAGGEAGSV